Proteins encoded within one genomic window of Pedobacter africanus:
- a CDS encoding helix-turn-helix domain-containing protein: MKTGKPDTISLEQFKDKHYGKAGTEKRMVLEAGYENFKIGALIHEARLEKGLTQQQLADKTGTTKSYISKIENNIKEVRFSTLQKIVEIGLGGHLELSIKL; encoded by the coding sequence ATGAAAACAGGTAAACCAGATACAATAAGCTTGGAGCAGTTTAAAGATAAACATTACGGCAAAGCAGGCACTGAAAAACGAATGGTACTTGAAGCTGGTTATGAAAATTTCAAGATCGGGGCACTCATACATGAAGCCCGGTTAGAAAAGGGTTTAACACAGCAGCAATTGGCAGACAAAACAGGTACAACCAAATCTTATATTTCCAAAATTGAGAACAACATAAAAGAAGTCCGGTTTTCAACGCTGCAGAAAATTGTAGAAATTGGATTGGGAGGCCATTTGGAACTTTCAATCAAGCTCTGA
- a CDS encoding helix-turn-helix domain-containing protein: MRIVLTQIETTYDLELLEQQFYTELGIAIRSYRRSKNLSQDYMAKKLNISQTAYSKMEAGKSGFSAFRLRHIFKLLGIDPRIIIAPILEG, encoded by the coding sequence ATGAGAATAGTTTTAACGCAGATCGAAACCACTTATGATTTGGAACTCCTGGAACAGCAGTTTTACACAGAACTGGGTATCGCTATCCGTAGCTACAGGAGGTCAAAGAATTTGTCGCAGGATTACATGGCCAAAAAGCTGAATATTTCGCAGACTGCCTATAGTAAAATGGAAGCCGGGAAGTCTGGTTTTTCTGCCTTCAGGCTAAGGCATATTTTTAAACTTTTAGGTATAGATCCGCGCATCATAATCGCACCCATTTTAGAGGGCTGA